From the Deinococcus radiophilus genome, one window contains:
- the tkt gene encoding transketolase: MSDHTLEQLSINTIRTLSIDAVQAANSGHPGAPLGMAPMGYTLWQRFLRHNPANHRWPGRDRFVLSAGHASMLIYSLLHLTGYPKMTLDELKNFRQWDSQTPGHPEFFHTDGLDATTGPLGQGIAMTVGLAMAEAHLAARYNREGFPVFDNYTYAICGDGDLQEGISHEAAALAGHLALGKLIWLHDDNEVQLDTMVAKADSERMKLRFEGYGWQVLKVEDGTDVGAIAAAIEQAQAETAKPTLIQVRTVIGFGSPRAGTPKAHGEPLGAEGVAETKQALGWEHPAFTVPAEVAEHMSALERGAVQQAEWEAIMDRYRAQYPELGQEVDDLLERELPDNLWELLPTWEAGSKAQATRSASGEVINALAPVVPGLMGGSADLSGSTKTTINDEPHMQAGNYAGRNVYFGVREFGMAAAANGLSLYGGLRPLVGTFMVFSDYLKPAFRLSALQMQPVTYVLTHDSVGLGEDGPTHQPIEQLAMLRAVPGAHVFRPADANETAAAWALALEYKKGPTALVLSRQNLTVLAPNHDGVKKGAYVVREAEDAAVTLLATGSEVALALDAAEALAGEGVAARVVSMPCFELFREQSAEYKRQVLGTTPRVAIEAAASQPWFEWVSTEGGLITLDRFGASAPGEVVLEKLGFSVENVVKVVKETLG, from the coding sequence ATGTCCGACCACACCCTGGAACAACTGAGCATCAACACCATCCGCACGCTAAGCATTGACGCGGTGCAGGCGGCCAACTCCGGCCACCCCGGCGCGCCGCTGGGCATGGCCCCGATGGGCTATACGCTCTGGCAACGTTTCTTGCGCCACAACCCCGCCAACCACCGCTGGCCGGGCCGCGACCGCTTCGTACTGTCGGCGGGGCACGCCTCCATGCTGATCTACAGCCTGCTGCACCTGACCGGCTACCCCAAGATGACGCTGGATGAGCTGAAGAACTTCCGGCAGTGGGACAGCCAGACACCCGGCCACCCGGAGTTCTTCCACACCGACGGGCTGGACGCCACCACCGGGCCGCTGGGGCAGGGCATTGCCATGACCGTGGGCCTGGCAATGGCGGAAGCGCACCTGGCCGCCCGCTACAACCGGGAAGGTTTCCCCGTGTTCGACAACTACACCTACGCGATTTGCGGGGACGGCGACCTGCAAGAAGGCATCAGCCACGAGGCGGCGGCACTGGCCGGACACCTCGCGCTGGGCAAACTGATCTGGCTGCACGACGACAACGAAGTGCAGCTGGACACCATGGTCGCCAAGGCCGATTCCGAGCGGATGAAATTGCGCTTCGAGGGCTACGGCTGGCAGGTGCTGAAGGTGGAAGACGGCACCGATGTCGGGGCGATTGCCGCCGCCATCGAGCAAGCCCAGGCCGAAACCGCCAAGCCCACCCTGATTCAGGTCCGCACGGTGATCGGCTTTGGCAGCCCGCGTGCGGGCACCCCCAAGGCCCACGGTGAGCCGCTGGGCGCTGAGGGCGTGGCCGAGACCAAGCAGGCGCTGGGCTGGGAGCACCCCGCCTTTACCGTGCCCGCCGAAGTGGCCGAGCACATGAGCGCCCTGGAACGCGGCGCCGTGCAGCAGGCCGAGTGGGAAGCAATAATGGACCGTTACCGCGCCCAGTACCCCGAACTGGGTCAGGAAGTGGATGATCTGCTGGAGCGCGAGCTGCCGGACAACCTCTGGGAGCTGCTGCCCACCTGGGAAGCGGGCAGCAAGGCGCAGGCCACCCGCAGCGCCAGCGGCGAAGTCATCAACGCGCTGGCCCCCGTCGTACCCGGGCTGATGGGCGGCAGCGCCGACCTGTCGGGCAGCACCAAGACCACCATCAATGACGAACCCCACATGCAGGCTGGGAACTACGCAGGCCGCAACGTGTATTTCGGTGTGCGCGAGTTCGGCATGGCCGCCGCCGCCAACGGGCTGAGCCTGTACGGCGGCCTGCGCCCGCTGGTGGGCACGTTCATGGTGTTCAGCGACTACCTCAAGCCCGCGTTCCGCCTCTCGGCGCTGCAGATGCAGCCCGTGACCTACGTGCTGACCCACGACTCGGTCGGGCTGGGCGAGGACGGCCCCACGCACCAGCCTATCGAGCAGCTGGCGATGCTGCGGGCGGTGCCGGGGGCCCATGTCTTCCGCCCCGCCGACGCCAACGAAACCGCCGCCGCCTGGGCACTGGCACTGGAATACAAAAAAGGCCCCACTGCCCTGGTGCTGTCGCGCCAGAACCTGACCGTGCTGGCCCCCAACCATGACGGCGTGAAAAAGGGTGCCTACGTGGTCCGCGAGGCCGAGGACGCCGCTGTGACCCTGCTGGCGACTGGCTCGGAAGTGGCGCTGGCCCTGGACGCCGCCGAAGCGCTGGCCGGTGAAGGCGTGGCCGCGCGCGTGGTGTCCATGCCCTGCTTCGAGCTGTTCCGTGAGCAGAGCGCCGAATACAAGCGTCAAGTGCTGGGCACAACCCCCCGCGTGGCGATTGAAGCCGCGGCCAGCCAGCCCTGGTTCGAGTGGGTCAGCACTGAGGGCGGCCTGATCACCCTGGACCGCTTCGGTGCCAGTGCCCCTGGCGAAGTGGTGCTGGAAAAGCTGGGCTTCAGCGTGGAAAACGTGGTGAAGGTCGTCAAAGAGACGCTCGGTTAA
- the gmk gene encoding guanylate kinase has translation MNDELSRPVPDPASQPPRGLLLVMTGASGVGKGTLRADWLKEQDVFYSTSWTTRAPRPGERDGVDYVFVDRSTFEEHIAQDEFLEHAEFVGNHYGTPLAPIRAALERGQDVVLEIEVEGAKQVRQRLGNGAIMIFIMPPSLAELRRRLEERATESQDRIEKRLARAEVEMAQTEMFDYVVVNDELEQAVTDLHTIQRGERARLVPETERTPEQHRACQSADRLRPGAR, from the coding sequence ATGAATGACGAGTTATCCCGTCCTGTTCCGGACCCTGCTTCCCAGCCGCCACGTGGTCTGCTGCTGGTGATGACCGGAGCGTCAGGGGTAGGCAAGGGTACTTTGCGGGCCGACTGGCTTAAGGAACAGGACGTATTTTATTCGACCTCCTGGACCACCCGGGCACCCCGCCCCGGTGAGCGCGACGGTGTGGACTATGTGTTCGTAGACCGTTCGACCTTTGAGGAACACATTGCCCAGGATGAATTTCTGGAGCACGCCGAGTTCGTGGGCAACCACTACGGCACGCCGCTGGCCCCCATTCGGGCGGCCCTAGAACGGGGACAGGACGTAGTTCTGGAGATTGAAGTAGAAGGAGCCAAGCAGGTGCGTCAGCGGCTGGGAAACGGCGCAATCATGATCTTTATCATGCCGCCCAGCCTGGCCGAGCTGCGCCGCCGACTGGAAGAACGCGCCACCGAGTCACAGGACCGCATTGAAAAACGGCTGGCCCGCGCCGAGGTGGAAATGGCCCAGACCGAAATGTTCGATTACGTGGTGGTCAACGACGAGCTGGAGCAGGCCGTAACGGACCTGCACACCATTCAGCGCGGCGAACGCGCCCGCTTGGTCCCCGAAACAGAGCGCACGCCAGAGCAGCATCGGGCCTGCCAGTCGGCAGATCGGCTGCGGCCCGGCGCACGGTAG
- a CDS encoding IS4 family transposase — MNHLNQPPQDSLFAALRPFFRIDQRRFTVLVALILAIIQQRSVVLNNLKTVIALPGSQETRYQRLLRFVQFLLPEAMYLKFALHMLGTDELTLILDRTNWKLGTKDVNILMLSAVWKGFSLPLMWRFLPHGGSSAQHIRKELMADFLRHCPHVRIDGLLADREFIGQDWFTFLSEHGIVPCIRLRSDTKMDGLPVHVFAKKMQVGEIRVWHSPMVVYGVRLRVLALKVSKTEMLYLAYQGRADQNLRKYALRWQCENLHAALKTRGFDLEATGLTQAERVSTLLMVIAISFIWCLQTGAVLLLEGSVETRKAMRQKAHGYASKSLFRLGLDELRDLLSHPSPENWSRLARLVPRFEG, encoded by the coding sequence ATGAACCACCTGAACCAGCCGCCCCAGGATAGCCTTTTCGCAGCTCTTCGTCCTTTCTTCCGTATCGACCAGCGACGGTTCACCGTCCTGGTCGCGCTGATTCTGGCAATCATCCAGCAGCGCAGCGTGGTGCTGAACAATCTGAAGACGGTCATCGCACTCCCAGGAAGTCAGGAAACCCGCTACCAACGTCTTTTGCGCTTCGTGCAATTTTTACTCCCAGAGGCGATGTACCTGAAGTTTGCGCTTCACATGCTGGGTACGGATGAGCTCACGCTCATCCTCGACCGGACCAACTGGAAGCTAGGCACGAAGGACGTAAATATCCTGATGCTGTCTGCGGTATGGAAGGGGTTCAGTCTTCCGCTGATGTGGCGTTTTCTCCCACACGGGGGAAGCAGCGCCCAGCACATTCGTAAGGAGCTGATGGCTGATTTTCTGCGTCATTGTCCTCACGTCCGCATTGACGGTCTGCTGGCAGACCGTGAATTCATCGGCCAGGACTGGTTTACGTTCCTGAGCGAACATGGGATTGTTCCCTGTATCCGGTTGCGGAGCGACACCAAGATGGACGGCTTACCTGTCCACGTCTTCGCTAAGAAAATGCAGGTGGGAGAAATTCGCGTCTGGCACAGCCCTATGGTGGTGTACGGGGTCAGACTCCGTGTTCTGGCACTGAAGGTTTCGAAGACGGAGATGCTGTACCTGGCCTACCAGGGCAGAGCAGATCAGAATTTGCGGAAGTACGCACTGCGTTGGCAGTGCGAAAACCTCCACGCTGCGCTGAAAACCAGAGGCTTTGATTTGGAAGCGACCGGATTGACCCAGGCCGAGCGGGTGTCAACGCTGCTGATGGTGATCGCCATCAGCTTCATCTGGTGTCTTCAGACAGGTGCGGTTCTACTGCTTGAAGGCAGCGTGGAGACGAGGAAGGCCATGCGCCAGAAAGCGCATGGCTACGCCAGCAAAAGTTTGTTTCGATTGGGGTTGGACGAGTTGCGAGATTTGCTCAGCCACCCAAGCCCTGAAAATTGGAGCCGTCTGGCACGGCTTGTCCCACGTTTTGAGGGGTAG
- a CDS encoding YihY/virulence factor BrkB family protein, whose translation MLTVPQVALLIREAVQSFGKDNAPRLAAALTYFTIFALIPLLILAITFMTSLLADPSIQQRIVDFVSNNFGADVGKTLSDLIAERGDEVDLSRGVTTGAIVGLATLAWGATNLFVQLQASLNELWNVPEDATGGFAGQLKTRGKGLLMVLGFGVVMLLFFGLNTYMSAIATQLGEAWGAGAFLARLGTLILGAVLLTGVFAVIYRVLPNVRLRWKDVLVGAAFTAVLFSLLQLVITWYFANFAPGSAFGAYSSIILLLLWIYYNSMALFFGAEMTYAYAKHFGSSEAARSAQVKEEGYLTPREARAIAYAAETGGAMTPQQRQRAWQRTTRMEQPHSMLTMQQSAPKPVLPSIGGALWNALAAVLAVPALLLAKALGLGGTKQVTQKRVTVHTDKDAIYTTPKR comes from the coding sequence ATGCTCACCGTACCTCAAGTTGCCCTGCTGATCCGCGAGGCGGTGCAGTCCTTCGGCAAGGACAACGCTCCGCGCCTCGCCGCTGCACTGACCTACTTCACCATCTTTGCGCTGATCCCGCTGCTGATTCTGGCGATCACCTTTATGACCAGCCTGCTGGCGGACCCCAGCATCCAGCAGCGCATCGTGGATTTCGTTTCCAATAACTTCGGTGCCGATGTCGGCAAGACCCTCTCTGACCTGATTGCCGAGCGCGGCGACGAGGTGGACCTCAGCCGGGGCGTCACCACTGGGGCGATTGTCGGTCTGGCCACGCTGGCCTGGGGCGCGACCAACCTGTTCGTGCAACTGCAAGCTTCGCTCAATGAGCTGTGGAACGTGCCGGAAGACGCCACCGGTGGATTTGCCGGGCAACTCAAAACGCGCGGCAAGGGTCTGCTGATGGTGCTGGGCTTCGGGGTCGTGATGCTGCTGTTCTTCGGGCTGAATACCTATATGTCGGCCATCGCCACGCAACTGGGCGAAGCCTGGGGCGCCGGGGCGTTCCTGGCCCGTCTGGGCACACTGATTCTGGGTGCGGTACTGCTGACTGGCGTCTTTGCCGTTATCTACCGCGTGCTGCCCAATGTTCGCCTGCGCTGGAAAGACGTCCTGGTCGGTGCGGCCTTTACGGCGGTGCTGTTTAGCCTGCTGCAACTGGTCATCACCTGGTACTTCGCCAACTTTGCGCCGGGGAGCGCGTTCGGGGCCTACTCGTCCATCATCCTGCTGCTGCTGTGGATCTACTACAACTCCATGGCACTGTTTTTCGGAGCCGAGATGACCTACGCCTACGCCAAGCACTTCGGGTCCAGTGAGGCGGCCCGCAGCGCTCAGGTCAAGGAAGAAGGCTACCTGACTCCCCGCGAAGCCCGCGCCATTGCTTACGCTGCCGAAACTGGTGGCGCGATGACCCCGCAGCAGCGCCAGCGCGCCTGGCAGCGCACCACTCGGATGGAGCAGCCGCACTCCATGCTGACCATGCAGCAGTCCGCCCCCAAACCGGTGTTGCCTAGCATCGGCGGGGCGCTGTGGAATGCCTTGGCCGCGGTGCTGGCCGTCCCTGCGCTGCTGCTTGCCAAGGCGCTGGGTCTAGGCGGCACCAAGCAAGTGACCCAGAAGCGTGTCACGGTACATACCGACAAAGATGCCATCTACACCACGCCCAAGCGCTGA
- a CDS encoding alpha/beta hydrolase, translated as MSTHSARLTAHPALTERGLLPLRLGQGRDGLLYVPTRHPLTGPRPLLVACHGAGSGASHSIRPFVDAAEEHGLILLACDSRGGTWDVIRGGYGPDVEFIDRALALVFRRYTIDPAHLALDGFSDGASYALSLGLGNGDLFSHLLGFSPGFLAPAAQVGQPRIFVSHGTEDRVLPIDRCGRVIREQLEGAGYDLHYVEFEGGHTVPPEVQREALAWWLG; from the coding sequence ATGTCTACCCATTCCGCCCGCCTCACCGCCCACCCGGCTCTTACCGAGCGCGGCCTGCTGCCGCTGCGGCTGGGGCAGGGGAGAGACGGCCTGCTGTATGTACCCACCCGGCACCCACTGACCGGCCCGCGCCCCTTGCTGGTGGCCTGCCACGGCGCGGGGAGCGGGGCCAGCCACTCTATCCGCCCCTTTGTAGACGCCGCCGAGGAACACGGCCTCATCCTGCTGGCCTGCGACTCGCGCGGCGGCACCTGGGATGTGATTCGGGGTGGGTACGGTCCGGATGTGGAGTTCATAGACCGGGCGCTGGCGCTGGTGTTCCGCCGCTACACCATTGACCCGGCTCACCTCGCCCTCGACGGCTTTTCGGACGGGGCCAGCTACGCCCTGTCGCTGGGCCTGGGCAACGGCGACCTGTTCAGCCACCTGCTGGGCTTTTCGCCCGGCTTTCTGGCCCCGGCCGCGCAGGTGGGCCAGCCGCGCATCTTCGTGTCACACGGCACCGAGGACCGGGTACTGCCTATAGACCGCTGCGGGCGGGTGATTCGGGAGCAGCTGGAAGGCGCGGGGTATGACCTGCACTACGTAGAGTTTGAAGGCGGGCATACCGTGCCGCCAGAGGTGCAGCGGGAGGCGCTGGCGTGGTGGCTGGGGTAA
- a CDS encoding type II toxin-antitoxin system PemK/MazF family toxin, translating to MIRRGDIHLVNFSPARENEADNIRPAVIVTNNAANAQNVVLTVIPLTTNTERVYQFQLLLPHERSGLDHDSKAQVEQIRSVALSRVRKRIGHVPADLMGELDARIRLHLAL from the coding sequence GTGATTCGCAGAGGCGATATCCACCTCGTCAATTTCAGCCCTGCCAGGGAAAACGAAGCCGATAACATTCGCCCCGCCGTGATTGTGACCAACAACGCCGCCAACGCGCAGAACGTGGTGCTGACGGTTATCCCGCTGACTACCAATACCGAGCGGGTGTATCAGTTTCAGTTGCTGTTGCCCCATGAGCGCAGTGGCCTTGACCACGACAGCAAAGCGCAAGTCGAGCAGATTCGGAGTGTGGCCCTCAGCCGAGTCAGGAAGCGCATAGGCCATGTGCCCGCCGACCTGATGGGTGAACTGGATGCCCGCATTCGCCTGCACTTAGCGCTGTAA
- a CDS encoding ribbon-helix-helix domain-containing protein, with protein MTYQNAQRVTASLPPSLATFLDEYQKQTGVSKSEIIALGLKALQEKLLAEEYAAYAQSGEFADLETGDGLDDESDQWR; from the coding sequence ATGACTTACCAAAATGCCCAACGTGTCACGGCGAGTTTGCCACCCAGCCTCGCCACCTTTCTGGACGAGTACCAGAAACAGACGGGTGTCAGCAAGAGTGAAATCATTGCCCTAGGCCTGAAAGCTTTGCAGGAAAAACTGCTGGCCGAGGAATACGCTGCCTACGCTCAGTCAGGCGAATTTGCCGACCTGGAAACTGGCGACGGCCTGGATGACGAGAGCGACCAATGGCGTTAG
- a CDS encoding AIM24 family protein translates to MQYKWQPRTTQTLQTAGAQLRVLEYQAQPLEEPLSGYHQPVNRPAPFRQLQIDMQGGQTVLEPGALQWLRGDIDMEASATGGAQGGGLGGLLRGAVTAAATGEGLFKTVYRGAGSIYTEPTRLYYLLGELQGDDLIVDDGAFVTAAGQITVGRHTNRGLANMMGSGEGRVQPRLSGSGAFCLQSPVHPDEFQTLDLQGDTLKVDGNLVLAYTGSLEMTVERSARGLLGAGKTGEGFIQVYRGTGQIWLAPTLPLAARPSLGGSSSVAAGAGSLSEILGN, encoded by the coding sequence ATGCAATACAAATGGCAGCCCCGAACGACCCAGACCCTTCAAACTGCTGGCGCACAGTTGCGAGTGCTGGAATACCAGGCCCAGCCGCTGGAAGAACCCCTCAGTGGCTACCACCAGCCAGTGAACCGTCCCGCACCTTTCCGGCAGCTTCAGATTGACATGCAAGGGGGGCAGACGGTTCTGGAACCAGGAGCGCTGCAATGGCTCCGTGGTGATATTGACATGGAAGCCAGCGCCACTGGCGGCGCACAGGGCGGCGGCCTGGGCGGATTGCTCCGCGGTGCCGTGACTGCGGCTGCCACTGGTGAGGGGCTGTTCAAGACGGTGTACCGGGGCGCAGGCAGCATCTACACCGAGCCGACCCGGTTGTATTACCTGCTGGGCGAATTGCAGGGCGACGATCTGATCGTAGACGACGGCGCGTTTGTGACAGCGGCGGGTCAGATCACGGTAGGCCGTCACACCAACCGGGGCCTGGCCAACATGATGGGCAGCGGCGAGGGCCGCGTGCAGCCCAGGCTGAGTGGCAGTGGAGCCTTCTGCCTGCAAAGCCCAGTCCATCCGGACGAATTCCAGACCCTGGACCTGCAAGGGGACACGCTGAAGGTGGACGGCAACTTGGTGCTGGCCTATACGGGCAGTCTGGAGATGACGGTGGAGCGCAGTGCCCGTGGCCTGCTTGGGGCGGGCAAGACGGGCGAAGGATTTATTCAAGTCTACCGGGGAACAGGTCAGATCTGGTTGGCCCCCACACTGCCCCTGGCTGCCCGTCCCAGCCTAGGAGGCAGCAGCAGTGTGGCCGCGGGTGCTGGCAGCCTGAGCGAGATTCTGGGGAACTGA
- a CDS encoding peptidylprolyl isomerase — MTFANNTRALMLAALLGAGVLSACQEQTTTTTETTATTTETETTDPETADVETDTAATEDTDADTAQAELPEVTEPGEIPAGYTQVDPLSQEPVREFDALPERTLQDGTDYYALLDTSRGQVLIDLLEEETPVTVNNFVYLARNGFYDGTRFHRVIDGFMAQGGDPQSVDEAQQDAWGTGGPGYQFADEIRQDLTFTEPNLLAMANSGPGTNGSQFFITFGPTEFLNGRHTIFGKVVEGGDSQAVLDGLTRTASSDTGSEAPIEGAVPDRLLSVRILTK; from the coding sequence ATGACTTTTGCCAACAATACGCGTGCCCTGATGCTGGCGGCGCTGCTGGGCGCAGGCGTCCTGAGCGCCTGTCAGGAGCAGACCACCACGACCACCGAAACCACCGCAACTACCACGGAAACGGAAACGACTGATCCCGAAACCGCTGATGTAGAAACGGATACGGCAGCAACCGAAGATACTGACGCTGACACGGCTCAGGCTGAGCTGCCTGAAGTGACTGAGCCGGGTGAAATCCCCGCTGGCTACACCCAGGTAGACCCATTGAGCCAGGAACCAGTACGTGAATTCGATGCCCTGCCAGAACGCACCCTGCAAGACGGCACCGACTACTACGCCCTGCTGGACACCTCGCGCGGCCAGGTGCTGATTGACCTGCTGGAAGAAGAAACTCCCGTGACCGTGAACAACTTCGTGTACCTGGCCCGTAACGGCTTTTATGACGGTACCCGCTTTCACCGCGTCATTGACGGCTTCATGGCGCAGGGCGGCGATCCCCAAAGCGTGGACGAGGCCCAGCAAGACGCCTGGGGCACCGGCGGCCCCGGCTATCAGTTCGCTGACGAGATTCGCCAGGATCTGACCTTTACGGAACCCAACCTGTTGGCGATGGCCAACTCTGGCCCAGGCACCAACGGCTCGCAGTTTTTCATTACCTTTGGCCCCACCGAGTTTCTCAATGGCCGCCACACCATCTTCGGCAAAGTCGTTGAAGGCGGGGACAGCCAAGCTGTGCTGGACGGCCTGACCCGCACCGCGTCCAGTGACACAGGTTCTGAAGCTCCCATTGAAGGCGCGGTTCCGGACCGCCTGCTCAGCGTGCGGATTCTGACCAAGTAA
- the surE gene encoding 5'/3'-nucleotidase SurE: MTEQGTNHDPEARLFHLPTRDPSRPTVLVANDDGIFSPGIKALGLAMASFANVVVVAPDVEQSAVGHGITIRRPLRFKHTASAGFGEIPAYRVDGTPADCVVLGVHLLGRPDLVVSGINIGPNLGDDLTHSGTVAAAIEGLALGLPSIAFSQQARLDGEYDFSAGAAYAARLAAEVAQRGLPPRTLLNVNFPGTDPQGVQVTEVGMHRWEDRIDSRRDPEGREYHWVAGTSTAPEQEDERTDYGAVQRGLISVSPVRLDLTARDLLPEVAGYLPPL; this comes from the coding sequence ATGACCGAACAGGGAACCAACCATGACCCCGAAGCCCGCTTATTCCACTTGCCGACGCGTGATCCGTCGCGGCCCACCGTGCTGGTCGCCAACGACGACGGCATTTTCTCACCGGGCATCAAGGCGCTGGGTCTGGCGATGGCCAGCTTTGCCAATGTGGTGGTGGTGGCCCCGGACGTAGAACAGTCGGCGGTTGGACACGGCATCACCATTCGCCGCCCGCTGCGCTTCAAGCACACGGCGTCGGCGGGCTTTGGGGAAATTCCGGCTTACCGGGTGGACGGCACTCCCGCTGACTGCGTGGTCCTCGGCGTTCATTTGCTGGGACGCCCTGATCTGGTGGTCAGCGGGATCAATATCGGCCCCAACTTGGGTGATGACCTGACGCACTCCGGCACCGTGGCTGCCGCCATTGAAGGCCTGGCACTCGGTCTGCCCTCTATTGCCTTCAGCCAACAGGCCCGTCTAGATGGCGAGTACGACTTTTCCGCTGGCGCGGCTTATGCGGCCCGCCTGGCTGCCGAGGTGGCCCAGCGGGGCCTGCCACCACGCACCCTGCTGAACGTAAACTTCCCAGGCACTGATCCCCAGGGCGTGCAGGTCACAGAAGTGGGGATGCACCGCTGGGAAGATCGCATCGATTCACGCCGCGATCCCGAAGGCCGCGAGTACCACTGGGTCGCTGGCACCAGCACCGCCCCCGAGCAGGAAGATGAGCGCACCGATTACGGCGCAGTGCAGCGCGGCCTGATAAGCGTGTCTCCGGTGCGGCTGGACCTGACCGCCCGTGACCTGCTGCCTGAAGTGGCAGGCTACCTGCCGCCGCTCTGA
- a CDS encoding thioesterase family protein, with product MQPIPEGHRETLTITVTDDMTVNFTELGPLHPVYSTYSMAKHFEEAGRKLLLPFLEAGEESIGMQVEVFHTGSALPGMQVTVTATLQEVDRRRIVCSLQAVSSLGDDIGHGTASQLVLGAEKIQANFAALRERARAAGQLQEEPTA from the coding sequence ATGCAACCGATTCCCGAGGGCCACCGCGAGACACTGACTATCACGGTGACGGACGACATGACCGTCAACTTTACCGAACTGGGGCCGCTGCACCCGGTCTATTCCACCTATTCCATGGCGAAACACTTTGAGGAAGCCGGGCGCAAGCTGCTGCTGCCCTTTTTGGAAGCGGGCGAAGAAAGCATCGGCATGCAGGTGGAAGTCTTTCATACCGGCTCGGCGCTGCCAGGCATGCAGGTCACGGTGACGGCCACCTTGCAGGAAGTGGACCGCCGCCGAATCGTCTGTTCATTGCAAGCGGTCAGCAGCCTGGGTGATGACATCGGGCACGGGACCGCCAGCCAACTGGTCCTGGGGGCAGAGAAAATCCAGGCCAATTTCGCGGCGCTGCGGGAGCGGGCCAGGGCGGCGGGCCAACTGCAGGAGGAGCCTACCGCCTGA
- a CDS encoding IS630 family transposase (programmed frameshift) gives MEERRLAALPMLSDMTLSSKTIAQRFGVSASTVRTWRQRLRHGDTLEATFSSGRPSFLTDHQVAEIMAMIEAGPDPQRFPDGRWTTARIRDEIGCRYGVWYDHDWVGKLLLRWGFSWQKAEKRPLEQNAEQVDAWLEAELPSWKKKIDDGETIVWADEVGISMKPVIGNTWATRGQTPVILAKTNWKKLSVIGGITSKGQFFQQTHEGSVKAMGFIAFLTHLMRHIKGKITVVVDNAKIHKAKAVSAFVSQHERLSLTYLPPYSPELNPIERVWAYVKHHQLANFCPETLEQLKAYLRTVWPKIRYRQLPAKLLGIYPEVLPT, from the exons ATGGAAGAGCGGCGACTCGCCGCTCTTCCGATGCTCTCCGATATGACCCTGTCCTCCAAGACGATTGCCCAGCGTTTTGGTGTCAGCGCCAGCACTGTTCGTACCTGGCGGCAGCGCTTACGACATGGCGATACCCTTGAAGCTACTTTCTCCTCTGGACGTCCCTCCTTTCTCACCGATCACCAAGTGGCTGAAATCATGGCGATGATTGAGGCAGGGCCAGATCCACAGCGTTTTCCAGACGGGCGCTGGACTACCGCACGTATTCGCGACGAGATTGGATGCAGATATGGTGTCTGGTATGACCACGACTGGGTCGGAAAGCTGCTGTTACGCTGGGGCTTTTCCTGGCAGAAAGCAGAAAAACGCCCGTTGGAACAGAATGCTGAGCAGGTCGACGCTTGGCTGGAAGCAGAGCTTCCA TCCTGGAAAAAAAAGATAGATGATGGTGAAACCATCGTCTGGGCCGATGAAGTCGGAATCAGTATGAAGCCCGTGATTGGCAACACCTGGGCCACGCGTGGTCAGACCCCAGTGATTCTGGCCAAGACCAATTGGAAAAAGCTCTCCGTGATTGGCGGGATTACGTCTAAGGGCCAGTTTTTCCAGCAGACACACGAAGGGTCGGTCAAAGCGATGGGCTTCATCGCATTTTTGACGCATCTGATGCGACACATCAAGGGGAAGATCACTGTTGTGGTGGACAACGCTAAAATCCATAAGGCGAAGGCCGTTTCGGCCTTCGTATCACAACATGAACGACTGAGCCTAACGTACCTGCCACCGTACAGCCCTGAACTCAACCCCATTGAACGAGTGTGGGCCTATGTCAAACACCACCAACTCGCCAATTTTTGCCCAGAGACGCTGGAGCAACTCAAGGCTTACCTCCGTACGGTATGGCCGAAAATCCGCTATCGGCAACTCCCAGCCAAATTGCTAGGTATCTACCCTGAAGTGTTACCGACTTAG